The following coding sequences lie in one Saccharopolyspora hordei genomic window:
- a CDS encoding HemK2/MTQ2 family protein methyltransferase — protein sequence MLLRLPGVYRPQGDSLLLAEALREVGLQRGSRVLDIGTGTGVLSIAAVRAGAAEVSAVDVSRSAVLSARFNAGVRGCPVQVQRISSLEDLLGARYDVVLSNPPYVPSPCDELPRRGGARCWDAGVDGRAVLDQICEIAPELLNPGGVLLLVQSCLSGVQQTMERLEDAGLGTSLVARRRQPFGPVLRSRAALLEERSLIGRGERMEELVVVRGDRTDGAVPRGLASGADRAWRPGPDRRAGGHRHG from the coding sequence ATGCTGCTGAGGCTTCCTGGGGTTTACCGCCCGCAGGGCGATTCGTTGCTGCTGGCGGAAGCCCTTCGCGAGGTCGGGCTCCAGCGCGGGTCGCGGGTGCTCGACATCGGGACGGGTACCGGTGTCCTCTCGATCGCCGCGGTGCGCGCGGGTGCGGCTGAGGTCTCGGCGGTCGATGTCTCGCGGTCGGCGGTGCTGTCCGCGCGGTTCAACGCGGGAGTGCGCGGGTGCCCGGTGCAGGTCCAGCGGATCTCCTCGCTGGAGGACCTCCTGGGCGCGCGGTACGACGTCGTCCTGTCCAACCCGCCTTACGTCCCGTCCCCGTGCGACGAGCTGCCCCGGCGCGGTGGTGCGCGGTGCTGGGACGCGGGCGTCGACGGGCGCGCGGTGCTGGACCAGATCTGCGAGATCGCGCCGGAACTGCTGAACCCGGGCGGTGTCCTGCTCCTCGTGCAGTCCTGCTTGTCCGGGGTGCAGCAGACGATGGAACGGCTCGAGGACGCGGGCCTGGGGACGTCGCTGGTCGCGCGACGGCGCCAGCCGTTCGGGCCCGTGCTGCGCAGCCGCGCCGCGTTGCTGGAAGAGCGCTCGCTGATCGGGCGCGGGGAGCGCATGGAAGAACTGGTGGTGGTTCGAGGTGACCGAACCGACGGCGCGGTACCGCGCGGACTGGCGTCGGGTGCGGATCGTGCCTGGCGGCCCGGTCCTGATCGACGGGCCGGTGGACATCGTCACGGGTGA
- a CDS encoding CDGSH iron-sulfur domain-containing protein, producing MTEPTARYRADWRRVRIVPGGPVLIDGPVDIVTGDGTTHSSDRVVVALCACRRSHRFPFCDTSHRRRVRRTTEPDAEGSAQRPEQ from the coding sequence GTGACCGAACCGACGGCGCGGTACCGCGCGGACTGGCGTCGGGTGCGGATCGTGCCTGGCGGCCCGGTCCTGATCGACGGGCCGGTGGACATCGTCACGGGTGACGGCACGACGCACAGCTCCGACCGCGTCGTGGTCGCGCTCTGCGCCTGCCGGCGCAGCCACCGGTTCCCGTTCTGCGACACCAGCCACCGGCGCCGGGTCCGGCGGACGACCGAGCCCGACGCCGAGGGGTCAGCTCAGCGGCCGGAGCAGTGA
- a CDS encoding carboxylate-amine ligase — protein MHGVARPGAAGGTTMGVEEEFLLVDAHTRQAVPLAGAVLADAAEEDDGLGTELHAELLSSQVEAVTGRCTELAELEQHLRCGRRKLATAARRAEALLVSAGTPVVSGPPPPVSDGERFRRIADAYQAVVADYQSCGCHVHVGVPDQDTGVAVLNHLRPWLPVLVALSANSPYHLGRDTGYMSWRIMLQSRFPGSGVPPCFASAAAYHEQLDRLVACGALVDPRMNFWLARLSPHLPTVEVRATDALLAVEDTVLIAALTRGLVQHALAELAAGREAPRVGEQAAAAAVWSAARYGPTGPAVDLLREERVPAPELVRTMLDRVSPALEETGDLAVVRERLRSLSAHGTGADQQRRAARGGPLAVVDMIADHTYPLRPVQTMTPEEAR, from the coding sequence ATGCACGGCGTTGCGCGACCGGGTGCTGCCGGTGGCACGACCATGGGAGTTGAAGAGGAGTTCTTGCTGGTCGACGCGCACACGAGACAGGCAGTCCCCCTGGCGGGCGCGGTCCTGGCCGACGCCGCCGAGGAGGACGACGGCCTGGGCACCGAGCTGCACGCCGAACTGCTCAGCAGCCAGGTCGAAGCCGTCACCGGCCGGTGCACCGAGCTGGCCGAGCTGGAACAGCACCTGCGCTGCGGACGCCGGAAGCTCGCCACCGCCGCGCGTCGGGCGGAGGCCCTGCTGGTCTCCGCCGGAACGCCCGTGGTGAGCGGCCCGCCCCCGCCCGTCTCCGACGGCGAGCGCTTCCGGCGCATCGCCGACGCGTACCAGGCTGTCGTCGCCGACTACCAGTCCTGCGGGTGCCACGTGCACGTCGGCGTCCCGGACCAGGACACCGGGGTCGCGGTGCTGAACCACCTGCGACCGTGGTTGCCGGTCCTGGTGGCGCTGTCGGCGAACTCCCCGTACCACCTCGGCCGGGACACCGGGTACATGAGCTGGCGGATCATGCTGCAGTCCCGCTTCCCGGGATCCGGCGTCCCGCCGTGCTTCGCCTCCGCGGCCGCCTACCACGAGCAGCTGGACCGCCTGGTCGCCTGCGGGGCGCTCGTCGACCCGCGCATGAACTTCTGGCTGGCCAGGCTCTCCCCCCACCTGCCGACGGTCGAGGTCCGCGCGACGGACGCGCTGCTCGCGGTCGAGGACACCGTCCTCATCGCGGCGCTGACGCGTGGCCTGGTCCAGCACGCCCTCGCCGAACTCGCCGCGGGACGCGAAGCCCCGCGCGTCGGGGAGCAGGCCGCCGCGGCCGCGGTCTGGTCCGCGGCGCGCTACGGGCCGACGGGTCCGGCGGTCGACCTCCTCCGCGAGGAACGCGTGCCCGCACCGGAACTGGTGCGCACCATGCTGGACCGGGTCTCCCCGGCCCTGGAGGAGACGGGCGACCTCGCGGTCGTGCGGGAACGCCTCCGGTCGCTGTCCGCCCACGGCACCGGGGCCGACCAGCAGCGCCGCGCCGCGCGGGGCGGCCCGCTCGCGGTGGTGGACATGATCGCCGACCACACCTACCCGTTGCGACCCGTCCAGACGATGACGCCAGAGGAGGCACGATGA
- a CDS encoding iron-containing redox enzyme family protein, which translates to MSTSGLDVAVAPALPEPRGPVSEAVVDVLRETRPTPAPSVVRALDPDPFGDDLAIALHTCYELHYRGFRSVPAEWEWDPALLALRAELERRFLTALREEVEGGDDVDGVVEELLTEFIPNDGVPNHLREHGTWEQVREFFAHRSIYHLKEADPHAWVIPRLRGRAKAALVAVEFDEFGGGKAERVHAQLYADLLDAAGLSSDYLHYLDIVPAPQIAIVNLMSLFGLHRSLRGALVGHFSAAEISTAPSARRMASALERLGAPPECTLFFTEHIEADAVHEQIMRHDVIDDLLAQEPDLAADVVFGIQATEFLEARFAEALLTAWRERGGTSLLRPLS; encoded by the coding sequence ATGAGCACCAGCGGGCTCGACGTCGCGGTGGCACCCGCGCTCCCGGAACCGCGCGGCCCGGTGTCCGAGGCGGTCGTCGACGTGCTGCGCGAGACCCGGCCCACGCCGGCGCCCTCGGTGGTCCGGGCGCTGGACCCCGACCCCTTCGGCGACGACCTCGCGATCGCCTTGCACACCTGCTACGAGCTGCACTACCGGGGCTTCCGCAGCGTGCCCGCGGAGTGGGAGTGGGACCCCGCGCTGCTGGCGCTGCGGGCCGAGCTGGAGCGCCGCTTCCTCACCGCGTTGCGCGAGGAGGTCGAGGGCGGTGACGACGTGGACGGCGTCGTCGAGGAGCTGCTCACCGAGTTCATCCCGAACGACGGCGTGCCGAACCACCTGCGGGAGCACGGGACCTGGGAGCAGGTGCGCGAGTTCTTCGCGCACCGGTCGATCTACCACCTCAAGGAAGCCGACCCGCACGCGTGGGTCATCCCGCGGCTGCGCGGTCGCGCGAAGGCGGCCCTGGTCGCGGTGGAGTTCGACGAGTTCGGCGGCGGCAAGGCCGAACGCGTCCACGCCCAGCTGTACGCCGATCTGCTCGACGCGGCCGGGTTGAGCTCGGACTACCTGCACTACCTCGACATCGTGCCCGCGCCGCAGATCGCGATCGTCAACCTCATGTCGCTGTTCGGCCTGCACCGCAGCCTGCGCGGGGCCCTCGTCGGGCACTTCAGCGCCGCCGAGATCAGCACGGCGCCGAGCGCCCGGCGGATGGCGAGCGCCCTGGAACGGCTCGGCGCACCACCGGAGTGCACGTTGTTCTTCACCGAGCACATCGAAGCCGACGCCGTGCACGAGCAGATCATGCGGCACGACGTCATCGACGACCTGCTCGCTCAGGAACCGGACCTGGCCGCCGACGTGGTGTTCGGCATCCAGGCCACTGAGTTCCTGGAAGCCAGGTTCGCGGAGGCGCTGCTCACCGCGTGGCGGGAGCGGGGCGGCACGTCACTGCTCCGGCCGCTGAGCTGA
- a CDS encoding tyrosine-type recombinase/integrase: MDLARLIETYLEHLQARKLAANSLRAYRRDLESVAGELAELTGLAADQLPVERVDASVLRSAFARFAASRSASSVTRAWSTWNGFFGFLVVEGAVPGNPMQVVPKPRHAPSTPKPLQGEDTPERLLQMVAAGARRARNPWPERDLAVLATLLCTGVRSAELLELTVASLAGRVGDRRLHVHGKGGKNRSIPIEDALDATIQDYLRTRRERFGDRLPGDAPLFVDHRGERLQRGGLQYLVRQSLRAAGVSDRVQRGAMVHALRHTFATRLAEDGANAAEIAKLLGHSSINSSQTYIDVTAREQRLSVRANRTLNVLGELSSGSVR; encoded by the coding sequence GTGGACCTGGCGCGCTTGATCGAGACCTACCTGGAGCACTTGCAGGCGCGCAAGCTCGCGGCCAACTCGCTGCGGGCCTACCGGCGCGATCTGGAGTCGGTGGCCGGTGAGCTGGCCGAGCTCACCGGCCTCGCCGCCGACCAGTTGCCGGTGGAGCGCGTCGACGCCTCGGTGCTGCGGTCGGCGTTCGCCCGGTTCGCGGCGTCCCGGTCGGCGTCGTCGGTGACCCGGGCGTGGTCGACCTGGAACGGGTTCTTCGGGTTCCTGGTGGTCGAAGGCGCGGTGCCGGGCAACCCGATGCAGGTGGTCCCCAAGCCGCGCCACGCCCCGTCGACGCCGAAGCCGTTGCAGGGGGAGGACACGCCGGAGCGGTTGCTGCAGATGGTCGCCGCGGGGGCCAGGCGGGCGCGCAATCCCTGGCCGGAGCGCGACCTTGCGGTGCTGGCCACGCTGCTGTGCACGGGGGTGCGCTCGGCCGAGCTGCTGGAGCTCACCGTGGCGTCGCTGGCCGGGCGCGTCGGCGACCGGCGGCTGCACGTGCACGGCAAGGGCGGCAAGAACCGCTCCATCCCGATCGAGGACGCCCTGGACGCGACGATCCAGGACTACCTGCGGACGCGGCGGGAGCGGTTCGGCGACCGCCTGCCCGGTGACGCACCGTTGTTCGTCGACCACCGCGGCGAGCGGCTCCAGCGCGGCGGGCTGCAGTACCTGGTGCGGCAGTCGCTGCGGGCCGCCGGGGTGTCCGACCGGGTCCAGCGGGGCGCGATGGTGCACGCCCTGCGCCACACCTTCGCCACCCGGCTCGCCGAGGACGGGGCCAACGCCGCCGAGATCGCCAAACTGCTCGGCCACTCGTCGATCAACTCCAGCCAGACCTACATCGACGTGACCGCCCGCGAGCAGCGGTTGTCGGTGCGGGCGAACCGGACGCTCAACGTCCTCGGAGAGCTCTCCAGCGGCTCGGTGCGGTAG